From one Leifsonia sp. Root1293 genomic stretch:
- a CDS encoding sugar ABC transporter ATP-binding protein, giving the protein MTTPTRNPAPQPVVEMAGITVEIAGTVVLHQVDLRLFPGEVHALMGGNGAGKSSLVKALSGAYRIADGVVRIDGEPVVLGGTADAEAAGVAAAFQDVDLCGNLSIAENVMIGHEERRWWGISWSATRRRAAVVLEELGLGDLDPLRAVATLSPALQQLVAIARAMVTHPKVLVLDEPTSSLDADEVATLFRALRRLRDHGVAILFVSHYLEQVYALSDRITVLRDGYGQGEYATRELDRAVLISKMIGKELTELRRIGSDRRAHRVEPTGTPVFRAVGVGRRGEFAATDFELHRGEVVGLGGLRGSGRTEFGQLLAGVVRNDSGTFQIDGRPVGLPNPAAALRHRIAFASEDRRDGGIIEELSVRENIVLALQAIRGWARPISRGERDALVERFVESFGIVAPSLDGPARQLSGGNQQKVLLARWLATRPHVLVLDEPTRGIDIASKVEIQARVAELAKDGMAVVFISSELEEVVRLSDRIAIFKDRGKIGEVSNGPGLSVDTIIEMIAADDEDDA; this is encoded by the coding sequence ATGACGACACCGACGCGCAATCCGGCACCGCAGCCGGTCGTCGAGATGGCGGGCATCACCGTCGAGATCGCCGGTACCGTCGTGCTGCACCAGGTCGACCTGCGCCTGTTCCCGGGCGAGGTGCACGCGCTCATGGGCGGCAACGGCGCCGGGAAGTCATCGCTGGTGAAGGCGTTGAGCGGTGCCTACCGCATCGCCGACGGCGTGGTGCGCATCGACGGAGAACCCGTGGTTCTCGGGGGAACCGCGGATGCCGAGGCCGCCGGCGTGGCCGCCGCCTTCCAGGACGTCGACCTGTGCGGCAACCTCTCCATAGCCGAGAACGTGATGATCGGGCACGAGGAGCGGCGTTGGTGGGGGATCTCGTGGTCGGCGACCCGTCGCCGCGCCGCCGTGGTGCTCGAGGAACTCGGGCTCGGAGACCTCGACCCGCTGCGGGCGGTGGCGACCCTGTCGCCCGCCCTGCAACAACTCGTGGCCATTGCGCGCGCCATGGTGACGCACCCCAAGGTGCTCGTGCTCGATGAGCCGACGTCGAGCCTCGATGCCGACGAGGTGGCGACGCTGTTCCGAGCGCTGCGGCGGCTCCGCGACCACGGCGTCGCCATCCTGTTCGTCTCGCACTACCTCGAGCAGGTATATGCGCTCAGCGATCGCATCACCGTGCTGCGGGACGGCTACGGCCAGGGTGAGTACGCCACCCGCGAGCTCGATCGCGCCGTGCTCATCTCGAAGATGATCGGCAAGGAGCTCACCGAACTGCGTCGCATCGGTTCGGATCGACGAGCCCACCGCGTGGAGCCGACGGGCACGCCGGTCTTCCGTGCGGTCGGTGTCGGGCGTCGCGGCGAGTTCGCGGCAACGGACTTCGAGCTGCACCGGGGCGAGGTCGTCGGGCTCGGCGGACTGCGCGGCTCGGGGCGCACCGAGTTCGGGCAGCTCCTGGCCGGCGTCGTGCGAAACGATTCCGGCACCTTCCAGATCGACGGCCGACCGGTGGGACTGCCGAATCCGGCGGCGGCATTGCGACACCGGATCGCGTTCGCGAGCGAGGACCGTCGTGACGGCGGCATCATCGAGGAGTTGAGCGTGCGCGAGAACATCGTGCTCGCCCTGCAGGCGATCCGCGGGTGGGCGCGGCCCATCTCCCGCGGGGAGCGCGACGCGCTCGTCGAGCGGTTCGTGGAGTCGTTCGGCATCGTCGCCCCCAGTCTCGACGGGCCGGCTCGTCAGCTCTCGGGCGGCAACCAGCAGAAGGTGCTCCTCGCCCGCTGGCTCGCCACCCGCCCGCACGTGCTTGTTCTCGATGAACCCACCCGCGGCATCGACATCGCCTCGAAGGTCGAGATCCAGGCGCGCGTCGCCGAGCTGGCCAAGGACGGCATGGCGGTGGTCTTCATCTCCTCGGAGCTCGAGGAGGTGGTGCGCCTCAGCGACCGCATCGCCATCTTCAAGGACCGCGGCAAGATCGGCGAGGTGAGCAACGGTCCCGGGCTCAGTGTCGACACCATCATCGAGATGATCGCGGCCGACGACGAGGACGACGCCTAG
- a CDS encoding ABC transporter substrate-binding protein, with protein MAVQRRFTKILGLAAVGAISISLAACSSGGGESGGDSGGSDELTTVGFVAVGPEGAWREANETNVQDTFTEDAGFDLKYAPATNLDQKSQIDAFTSFVDEGVDVILLSATEASGWEDSLKRAQEAEIPVILLDRGIEPDDTSLYVTRIAPDNVEVAKEVGAWAVEQFPDGGNYITLEGPAGVGVVNERNEGWNESVEGSKLVQVAAQTANWSAEEGKSVTETLLKANNNDVQMIFAQNDEMGLGAAQAVEEAGLKPGVDVKIATIDGTKAAMQALADGQLSYVHEYNPLFGETALDVVNKALEGDSVESYIIVPSEAFDSADAAQAVLADRKY; from the coding sequence ATGGCAGTTCAGAGGCGTTTCACGAAGATCCTCGGCCTGGCGGCCGTTGGAGCGATCAGCATCAGCCTGGCGGCCTGCTCGAGCGGCGGTGGCGAGAGCGGCGGCGACAGCGGTGGCTCGGATGAGCTCACCACGGTCGGCTTCGTCGCGGTCGGCCCCGAGGGAGCCTGGCGCGAGGCCAACGAGACGAACGTGCAGGACACGTTCACCGAAGACGCCGGCTTCGACCTGAAGTACGCCCCGGCCACGAACCTCGACCAGAAGTCGCAGATCGACGCGTTCACGTCGTTCGTCGACGAGGGTGTCGACGTGATCCTGCTCTCCGCCACCGAGGCATCCGGTTGGGAAGACTCGCTCAAGCGTGCCCAGGAGGCCGAGATCCCCGTGATCCTCCTCGACCGTGGCATCGAGCCGGATGACACGAGCCTCTACGTGACCCGCATCGCGCCCGACAACGTCGAGGTCGCGAAGGAGGTCGGAGCCTGGGCCGTCGAGCAGTTCCCCGATGGTGGCAACTACATCACCCTCGAAGGACCCGCCGGCGTCGGAGTCGTGAACGAGCGCAACGAGGGCTGGAACGAGTCCGTCGAGGGTTCGAAGCTCGTGCAGGTCGCCGCGCAGACCGCCAACTGGTCGGCTGAAGAGGGCAAGAGCGTGACCGAGACCCTCCTGAAGGCGAACAACAACGACGTTCAGATGATCTTCGCCCAGAACGACGAGATGGGTCTCGGTGCCGCGCAGGCCGTCGAAGAGGCCGGCCTCAAGCCGGGCGTCGACGTCAAGATCGCCACGATCGACGGCACGAAGGCCGCCATGCAGGCACTCGCCGATGGTCAGCTCAGCTACGTGCACGAGTACAACCCGCTCTTCGGAGAGACCGCACTCGACGTCGTGAACAAGGCGCTCGAGGGTGACTCCGTCGAGTCGTACATCATCGTGCCGAGTGAGGCATTCGACTCGGCCGACGCTGCCCAGGCAGTGCTCGCCGACCGCAAGTACTGA